Below is a window of candidate division WOR-3 bacterium DNA.
AGTTGGCGTTCAACGCTTGGTCCGAAAACAAAGACAATGGTAAAAATCAAATTTCCGGGCTTTTGTCTCTCTTGATGGTGATCGCTCTTTCTTCGATGTCAATTTTGGGAATGTACACGATACCGGGTAAAAAACCTGTTGGAAACTTCACGGAATATCTCGCTTCTGGTCAAGTAGGTCGAGTTATTGCTGAATACGGGTCAGCTTTTTTGGGCCGCGCGGGTTTTTTTCTGGCTGTTTTGATCTTCCTTTTCACGACATCGGTTCTCGCTGTCGGATTGGACGCTCTTAAAATATTCGGTGGTCTAAAAAAAATCTTCTTTTCAATGAGTAAAATCAAGGTTCAAAGAACAAAAAAGAAAAAAAACGATGCCCCGAAAAAAGAGAGGAAAATTCCGGTTAAATCTCTCCAAATTGAAGAAATCAACAAAGACGAAGATTTGATCATTCAGACCCAGTCCCCGGAATATGAGAACTTCATCGACACCAAATCTCAAGAGACAATTCTCTCGCTTCTGGAAGAAAATGACACTTCCGAAGCTGTCCCTCCCGCTCCAGAAAACAAATTGGCGGCTGTTCTCGAAAAAAAACTCTCCGATTTCAACATAAAGGGAAAAGTTACGGATATTGAAACCGGTCCGGTTATCACTACAATAGAATTTTTCCCGGAACCTGGGATAAAACTTTCAAAAATCAGTTCTCTCTCCGATGACATGGCAATGGCTATGCACGCTGAAAAGGTCCGGATAGTCGCTCCGATCCCAGGGAAATCCGTCGTAGGATTTGAAATCCCCAACAAGACAAAATCAACTGTTTATCTCAAATCAATACTCACCGATCAATCCTTCAGGTCTAGCGATCAGCCCCTGACCATCGCACTGGGAGTGACGACTTCAAACCAGCCGCAAATAGCTGACTTGTCTCTTATGCCGCATCTTCTCGTAGCAGGGACCACGGGCAGCGGTAAAAGTGTCTGTATCAATTCAATAATATGCTCACTGATATCGAGGATTTCTCCAAAAAACTTGAGATTTATCATGATAGATCCCAAAAGAATTGAATTGTCAATTTACAACGGTATTCCACATCTTGTCAGACCGGTCATCGTAGAACCGAAACACGCCCCTCAAATACTGAACTCGCTTATCAGCTGGATGGATTTAAGATACAAAGATTTCGGGAAACTCGGCGTAAGAAACATCTCCTCTTACAACAAAAAAGTGCCGCCAGAACTCAGCAAACCATATATTGTCGCTGTCATAGATGAACTGGCTGACCTCATGATGACAACCGGAAAGATTGTCGAAGACAGTCTTATAAGACTCGCGCAGATGTCCCGAGCCGTTGGTATCCATCTGATACTCGCAACACAAAGACCCTCTGTGAATGTCATCACCGGACTTATAAAAGCCAACTTCCCGGCGAGGATCGCTTTTAAAACATCTTCACAGATAGATTCCCGCACTATTCTCGACGGTCCTGGAGCCGAAAAACTTCTCGGAAAAGGCGACATGCTTTTTTCATCTCCAGGAATGGGCGAAGCGATAAGGCTTCATGGGGCGTATATCAGCACCGAGGAAGCGAGAAGAATCGTCAAGTTCTGGGCACAAAATCATCTGGAAAAATTACTAAAGGGAAAGTTTGCCCAAAACTCAAAAATTCCGGAGATGGTCGCAAATGAAGACCAAGTTCTTGACGCAATAACAGATCCGGAAAGTACTCCAGGCGCTGAAGAAATCCTCGAAAGGTTTTTCAACAACGCTTTTGCTGAAACCGGCACCGACAAAGAGGTTTTATCGAGACACCTGTCGTCTCTCACCTATTATCCTCCCATAAAAGAACAGGAAGAAGTCCCTCTGCCGGATTTCAGCCCTGAAGAAAACTGGGGAGACAATGTCGACGGACTCGATCCTCTTTACGAAGAGGCAAAAGAATTCGTTCTGCGGACGAGAGTAGCTTCGGTGTCGGCGATACAGAGGCATTTCAAGGTCGGGTACGCCAGAGCAGGAAGGATAATAGATCAACTTGAGAACAACAAGATAATCGGACCTCATCAAGGTTCCAAATCCCGAGACGTTTACGGAGAAAAGGAGATAAAATGACTTTTTTGCTGATTTTATTCGGATTTTCACCTGCCGCAGATTCTTTTTTCGACTATTTGGAAAAAATCGATTATTTCTCTTCGCAATACGAAGAGACGGTTTTCGATTCTCTCACCCAGTCGGAATATGTCTTTAAGGGAGAAATATTTCTGTCTCGTCCAAAATTCTTCAGAATGAACGTTTTATACCCAGAAATTCAAACTCTGATATGCGACGGTGATTTTCTCCTTGTAGAAATTCCTTCCGACGACAACAGGATATTGATACCACTTGAGGATCCACAGAACAATTTACCTAGACCGGAAAAATTCATATTCGGCGAAAGAGAAGAATTCCGAGAAACAGACATTACCGCAAGTGTCAGCTCCACTACGATAGAACTCGCTCCTTCAAGTGAAAATGATTATTTCAGGAAGGTTGAAATCACCTTTTCAAATGAAGATCAAACGCTTTTGAGGTTGAAGATTTTCACTCTGGACTACGGCACCAGGGACATGAAATTCACACCCGGAACCCAACGCTTTTCTCCAATTGACGATTCTTTTTTTCAGATTTAAAACCTTTTTTAGACAACGGTCAAAACCGTTTATGCTGTATTATGATAAAAAATTAAACCAACAACAGTGGATTTAAGTCTAAAAAGTGAAAATTGATGGAGAATGAAATCGAATTTGAAGATATTTACAACAAGTTGTGGCCTAAAATTTACAGCGTTTGCCACAGATTCGTCGGAGAAAAAGACGCGTCCGACATGGCGCAGGAAACTTTTATGAAGTTTTACAAATCGATGGATAAATTCAAAGGTAAAAGTTCAGTATACACATACATATACAGGATAGCAGTGAACCTCTGCCTTGACAAAATCAAAAAAGATAAAAAGACCATGCCCCTCGATGCATCGTGCGAACTGCTACCGGATGATAGAAACAAAAGCGACGATCCTCTTGTCGACAAAAAGATTTATCAGGCTTATAAAACTCTTTCAAAACAAAGAAAAACTGTTATTGTGCTCAGGATTCTTGAAGGACTCTCCATAAAAGAAACAGCCCAAATAATGGAATTGTCAATCGGAGCAGTCAAAACGCATCTTTTTTTAGCTATTAAGGAAATGAACGAAAAACTGACAATCATTCGATCGGAGTTGGCAAGTGATTAAATCCTGTTCGGATTTCCTCGAAGCTCTGTATGATTATTCTTTCAAAGATATGGACGAATCTGACCTGGCTTCTTTCTTGGATCATGCCGAAAAGTGCCCTGCTTGCAAAAAAGCATACGAGAACACACTGTTCATATCCGAAGTTTTAGACAAAACCACAGCTCCTCAAGTCATCCCCATCCACCGGTTCGCTTACCCAAAAACAAACTCCAGAGTTTTCCTCATGAGCAGAATACTCGTTGCGGCGGCGCTTTTCACTTTTTTTATACTGCTCACTCTGCCCCAAAAAGAATTGAT
It encodes the following:
- a CDS encoding DNA translocase FtsK 4TM domain-containing protein, giving the protein MNTLFSILKSAGKILLFSALGLVCFYFLFVIFKFFFSRAVTLPKKKWKDLSAIIFLAFSLYMLTAFCSYSFFPQKHLAGYLGHWTSSWLFYLFGWQTWLLLAELFLVSWKLAFNAWSENKDNGKNQISGLLSLLMVIALSSMSILGMYTIPGKKPVGNFTEYLASGQVGRVIAEYGSAFLGRAGFFLAVLIFLFTTSVLAVGLDALKIFGGLKKIFFSMSKIKVQRTKKKKNDAPKKERKIPVKSLQIEEINKDEDLIIQTQSPEYENFIDTKSQETILSLLEENDTSEAVPPAPENKLAAVLEKKLSDFNIKGKVTDIETGPVITTIEFFPEPGIKLSKISSLSDDMAMAMHAEKVRIVAPIPGKSVVGFEIPNKTKSTVYLKSILTDQSFRSSDQPLTIALGVTTSNQPQIADLSLMPHLLVAGTTGSGKSVCINSIICSLISRISPKNLRFIMIDPKRIELSIYNGIPHLVRPVIVEPKHAPQILNSLISWMDLRYKDFGKLGVRNISSYNKKVPPELSKPYIVAVIDELADLMMTTGKIVEDSLIRLAQMSRAVGIHLILATQRPSVNVITGLIKANFPARIAFKTSSQIDSRTILDGPGAEKLLGKGDMLFSSPGMGEAIRLHGAYISTEEARRIVKFWAQNHLEKLLKGKFAQNSKIPEMVANEDQVLDAITDPESTPGAEEILERFFNNAFAETGTDKEVLSRHLSSLTYYPPIKEQEEVPLPDFSPEENWGDNVDGLDPLYEEAKEFVLRTRVASVSAIQRHFKVGYARAGRIIDQLENNKIIGPHQGSKSRDVYGEKEIK
- a CDS encoding outer membrane lipoprotein carrier protein LolA — its product is MTFLLILFGFSPAADSFFDYLEKIDYFSSQYEETVFDSLTQSEYVFKGEIFLSRPKFFRMNVLYPEIQTLICDGDFLLVEIPSDDNRILIPLEDPQNNLPRPEKFIFGEREEFRETDITASVSSTTIELAPSSENDYFRKVEITFSNEDQTLLRLKIFTLDYGTRDMKFTPGTQRFSPIDDSFFQI
- a CDS encoding RNA polymerase sigma factor, with product MENEIEFEDIYNKLWPKIYSVCHRFVGEKDASDMAQETFMKFYKSMDKFKGKSSVYTYIYRIAVNLCLDKIKKDKKTMPLDASCELLPDDRNKSDDPLVDKKIYQAYKTLSKQRKTVIVLRILEGLSIKETAQIMELSIGAVKTHLFLAIKEMNEKLTIIRSELASD
- a CDS encoding zf-HC2 domain-containing protein, with the protein product MIKSCSDFLEALYDYSFKDMDESDLASFLDHAEKCPACKKAYENTLFISEVLDKTTAPQVIPIHRFAYPKTNSRVFLMSRILVAAALFTFFILLTLPQKELINNTDLREANSALFEVSFFSSPEILERAVYESRTLQAESLYYYQEDMYFLLNSIDEDEFVSLNNKLKKDLFFKTSVGGIL